One segment of Streptomyces sp. NBC_00576 DNA contains the following:
- a CDS encoding amidohydrolase family protein, with product MAGGLVAGQPALAAESAPGSGASTTVGVSKDHRSAKKEKKMRIVAVEEAFSVPGAIRQEAAIRQRLEATDATKQEWFRRLDDMTELRLADMDANGVDMQVLSYSTPGLEVIEDPAEAVAVARRVNDHLAKAVADHPKRFAGFAVLPLQDPKAAVVELRRAVKELGLKGVLYNDHVRGHYLDEPQFRPVWAELERLGVTLYLHPAVIPADNWRVFDGYPVLVGPSWGWTATVGAHALRLIYGGVFDEFPGASVTLGHMGELLPFQMARLDSRYPAQVPVERRVQHLPSYYLRNNVYATTSGVMSHAALLGAVHAVGVDRVLFSIDYPFESSAEAVAFLRSAPYAPADIARIAHGNAERILGL from the coding sequence TCGCGGGACAACCCGCGCTCGCCGCCGAGTCGGCGCCCGGCAGCGGTGCCTCCACGACGGTCGGCGTCTCGAAAGACCATCGCAGCGCCAAAAAGGAGAAAAAGATGCGCATCGTGGCCGTGGAAGAAGCATTCTCCGTTCCGGGAGCCATCCGGCAGGAGGCAGCGATCCGTCAGCGCTTGGAGGCAACGGACGCGACCAAGCAGGAGTGGTTCCGGCGCCTGGACGACATGACCGAGCTGCGGCTGGCGGACATGGACGCCAACGGCGTCGACATGCAGGTCCTCTCGTATTCCACGCCGGGTCTGGAAGTGATCGAGGATCCCGCGGAGGCGGTGGCCGTCGCGCGGCGGGTCAACGACCATCTGGCCAAGGCGGTCGCCGACCATCCGAAGCGGTTCGCGGGCTTCGCGGTCCTTCCGCTGCAGGACCCGAAGGCCGCGGTCGTGGAGCTGCGCCGGGCGGTGAAGGAGCTCGGGCTCAAGGGTGTGCTGTACAACGACCATGTGCGGGGGCATTACCTGGACGAGCCGCAGTTCAGGCCCGTATGGGCCGAGCTGGAGCGCCTCGGCGTGACGCTGTATCTGCATCCGGCTGTCATTCCGGCCGACAACTGGCGTGTCTTCGACGGGTATCCCGTGCTGGTCGGGCCGTCCTGGGGCTGGACCGCGACGGTGGGCGCCCATGCGCTCCGGCTGATCTACGGCGGCGTGTTCGACGAGTTCCCGGGCGCGTCAGTGACGTTGGGACACATGGGCGAGCTGCTGCCGTTCCAGATGGCCCGGCTCGACAGCCGCTACCCCGCCCAAGTGCCGGTTGAGCGGAGGGTGCAGCACCTGCCCTCGTACTACCTGCGCAACAACGTGTACGCCACCACCAGCGGAGTCATGTCCCATGCCGCGTTGCTGGGAGCCGTCCATGCCGTCGGTGTCGACCGGGTGCTGTTCTCCATCGACTATCCGTTCGAGTCCAGCGCCGAGGCGGTG